A genome region from Flavobacterium sp. CFS9 includes the following:
- a CDS encoding restriction endonuclease, which translates to MAQYDFQALLSPIDFEHLVKDILSKELQISLSSFADGSDSGVDLRYAIDNKKNIVVQCKRVKSITKKIIDEEFEKVKKLNPKKYYFVCSIDLSVAKVDYIKAKFKKWMKGNDEYIVSKSRLNDLLDRYPDVHQKNYKLWINSSTIFNTLINQPLYERAKSLIVDIQRNNKFYVRNDSLNRAIDILNNNKFIIISGIPGIGKSTLAKLLLWEYLQNNFEILEIRKVIEGEQFIIEDSTNKQIFYYDDFLGENFLKYDVIEGRSNDLIQFINRIKNSQNKILVMTTREYILNQAKEIYEKLDSPQLDLAKHTLDLSSYSKRIKSLILYNHLFYSEIKSPYIEKLIESKAYSIIINHKNYSPRIIEQLTVKLANVSVDNYVEEFLESLDKPLGIWNKAFTSQISEGSKLLLYFLMSASGPITLEDFKTLLNNSNNSLGLEFRIIDLQNYLKELENSFIKIGITNKKNHYLDFLNPSIKDFMLVPIQADKTIVLYLIENCIFLNQLIYTIRYLAKNFHNDEDVLTKIDSKILSLFDNLTPQSNLYLTLEHKTTPNNITKIDGLKFYLSITKSKILKRFFFEKFKEVDLQYINYYNERQYIEFYIEFKAELELKYEDILTQFISNISYFESVENIIFLKSVDEESFEEVLNDNFELFNDKVSDSIQREIELIDSENNLHYFKDVRLAELNLSNYSISLEYFEDQFIEKESKIREKEISDKIEALPIKVEEMESNLDFNEDELFRIEMFD; encoded by the coding sequence ATGGCACAATACGATTTTCAAGCATTATTATCACCAATAGACTTTGAGCATCTTGTAAAGGATATACTTTCAAAAGAATTACAAATAAGTTTAAGTTCATTTGCAGACGGAAGTGATAGCGGAGTAGATCTGAGATATGCAATTGACAATAAAAAAAATATCGTAGTGCAGTGTAAAAGAGTAAAATCTATTACAAAAAAAATCATTGATGAAGAATTTGAGAAAGTCAAAAAGCTAAACCCTAAAAAATATTATTTTGTTTGTTCTATTGATTTAAGTGTGGCAAAAGTTGATTATATCAAGGCTAAATTTAAAAAATGGATGAAAGGAAATGACGAGTACATTGTTTCCAAAAGCCGTCTAAATGATTTACTCGACAGATATCCAGATGTACATCAAAAAAATTATAAGTTATGGATTAATTCATCAACTATTTTTAATACGCTAATCAATCAGCCCTTATATGAAAGAGCAAAATCACTAATTGTCGATATACAAAGAAACAATAAATTCTATGTCAGAAATGACAGTTTAAATCGAGCAATTGATATTCTTAATAATAATAAATTTATTATCATTAGCGGTATTCCAGGAATTGGCAAAAGTACTTTAGCTAAACTTCTTTTATGGGAGTACTTGCAAAATAATTTTGAAATTTTAGAGATTCGAAAAGTAATTGAAGGAGAGCAATTTATCATAGAAGATTCAACAAATAAACAAATATTTTATTATGACGATTTTCTAGGAGAAAACTTTTTGAAGTATGACGTTATTGAAGGAAGGTCAAACGATTTAATTCAGTTTATAAATAGAATAAAAAATAGCCAGAATAAAATTTTGGTAATGACAACGAGAGAATATATTTTAAATCAAGCAAAGGAGATATATGAAAAATTAGATTCGCCACAACTGGACTTAGCAAAGCATACGCTTGATCTTTCTTCTTATAGTAAACGTATTAAATCCCTGATCTTGTATAATCATCTATTTTATTCGGAAATCAAGTCACCATACATCGAAAAACTTATTGAATCGAAAGCATATTCGATAATTATTAATCACAAAAATTATAGCCCACGAATAATCGAACAACTTACAGTGAAACTCGCTAATGTTTCAGTAGACAATTATGTTGAAGAATTTCTCGAAAGTCTAGATAAGCCACTAGGTATTTGGAATAAAGCTTTTACATCACAGATTTCAGAAGGTTCAAAACTATTACTCTATTTTCTGATGTCAGCATCAGGCCCGATAACATTAGAAGATTTTAAGACACTGCTTAATAATTCCAATAATTCTTTAGGTCTAGAATTTAGGATTATCGATTTACAAAACTATTTAAAGGAACTCGAAAATAGTTTTATCAAAATAGGAATTACAAATAAGAAAAATCACTATTTAGATTTTTTAAATCCTTCCATTAAAGACTTCATGTTAGTGCCTATACAGGCAGATAAAACAATCGTACTCTATCTCATTGAAAATTGCATTTTTTTAAATCAGCTTATCTACACTATTCGATATCTTGCGAAAAATTTTCATAATGATGAAGATGTACTGACAAAAATAGATTCAAAAATCTTATCCTTATTCGACAACTTAACACCACAAAGTAATTTATATCTAACTTTAGAGCATAAAACCACACCAAATAATATAACAAAAATCGACGGTCTAAAATTCTATTTATCCATAACAAAAAGTAAAATTTTAAAACGATTTTTCTTTGAAAAATTCAAAGAAGTTGATCTTCAATACATAAATTATTACAACGAAAGGCAATACATTGAATTTTATATTGAATTTAAAGCAGAACTAGAATTAAAATACGAAGATATCCTCACCCAATTTATTTCAAATATAAGTTACTTCGAAAGTGTTGAAAATATAATTTTTTTAAAATCAGTAGACGAAGAATCTTTCGAAGAAGTATTAAATGACAATTTTGAGCTGTTTAACGATAAGGTCTCTGATTCTATACAACGTGAAATCGAATTAATAGACTCAGAAAATAATCTTCACTATTTTAAAGACGTTAGATTGGCTGAATTAAATTTATCCAATTATAGTATATCTTTAGAATATTTTGAGGATCAATTCATTGAAAAAGAAAGTAAGATTCGCGAAAAGGAAATATCGGATAAAATTGAAGCGCTTCCTATTAAAGTGGAGGAAATGGAGTCAAACTTAGATTTTAATGAA
- the thrC gene encoding threonine synthase, which produces MKYYSLNHNAPKVSFQEAVIQGLASDKGLYFPENITPLDPSFFEKIENLSPEEIAFEAIQQFVGDEIPTDVLKEIIAETLCFDFPVVKVEDGIYSLELFHGPTMAFKDVGARFMSRCLGYFNKDKKDAKNTVLVATSGDTGGAVASGFLGVDGVDVVILYPSGKVSDIQEKQLTTLGQNIKALEVDGVFDDCQDMVKKAFLDETLAHKNLTSANSINIARWLPQMFYFFFAYKALKSQNKPLVFSCPSGNFGNICAGIMAKRLGLPIEHFVASTNVNDTVPRFLENGKYDPKPSKATISNAMDVGNPSNFIRIQELYNNDLKAFEKDFSSYSYTDEETLVALKNIYNTEGYIAEPHGAVGYLGLKKELAKHPNAIGIFLETAHPIKFLDVVEPALGITLPIPAQIESVINEEKVSVKIGSYDELKAFLG; this is translated from the coding sequence ATGAAATACTACAGTTTAAACCATAATGCCCCAAAGGTTTCTTTTCAGGAAGCTGTCATACAAGGATTAGCCAGTGATAAAGGATTATACTTTCCCGAAAATATCACTCCTTTAGATCCTTCTTTTTTTGAGAAAATCGAAAATTTAAGTCCCGAAGAAATAGCTTTCGAAGCGATTCAACAATTTGTGGGTGACGAAATTCCGACCGATGTATTAAAAGAAATCATTGCCGAGACTTTATGTTTTGATTTTCCGGTGGTGAAAGTCGAAGACGGAATCTACTCCTTAGAATTATTTCACGGACCAACCATGGCGTTTAAAGACGTTGGAGCCCGTTTTATGTCGCGTTGTCTGGGCTATTTCAATAAAGACAAAAAAGACGCTAAAAACACGGTTTTAGTAGCCACTTCGGGCGATACGGGAGGTGCGGTTGCCAGTGGATTTTTAGGCGTTGATGGCGTTGATGTGGTCATTTTATATCCGTCAGGAAAGGTGAGTGACATACAGGAGAAACAATTGACGACTTTGGGTCAAAACATCAAAGCATTGGAAGTTGACGGTGTTTTTGACGATTGTCAGGATATGGTGAAAAAGGCATTTTTAGATGAAACTTTAGCCCATAAAAACCTGACTTCGGCGAATTCGATAAATATTGCGCGCTGGCTGCCACAGATGTTCTATTTTTTCTTTGCTTATAAAGCGTTGAAAAGCCAAAACAAACCGTTAGTTTTCTCTTGCCCAAGCGGAAACTTTGGGAATATCTGTGCCGGAATCATGGCTAAAAGATTAGGTTTGCCAATTGAACATTTTGTAGCCTCCACCAACGTAAACGACACGGTACCAAGATTTTTAGAAAACGGAAAATACGACCCAAAACCTTCTAAAGCGACCATCTCAAATGCTATGGATGTTGGAAACCCAAGCAACTTTATTAGAATACAGGAGTTATACAACAACGACTTAAAAGCGTTCGAAAAAGACTTTTCCTCTTATAGTTATACCGATGAAGAAACGCTTGTTGCTCTAAAAAATATTTATAACACAGAAGGTTATATCGCAGAACCGCACGGTGCTGTTGGTTATCTAGGTTTGAAAAAAGAACTGGCAAAACACCCCAATGCCATTGGTATTTTCTTAGAAACCGCTCATCCTATTAAATTCTTAGATGTTGTTGAACCAGCTTTAGGAATTACGCTTCCAATTCCTGCTCAAATTGAGAGTGTTATTAATGAGGAGAAAGTTAGTGTGAAGATTGGGAGTTATGACGAGTTGAAAGCTTTTTTGGGTTAG
- a CDS encoding homoserine kinase translates to MEIKLFCPATIANLSCGFDVLGLCLDNAGDEMIVRKSAQKGVRITKIEGADLPLETEKNVSGVAALAMLETLDIDCGFEIEIYKHIKAGSGIGSSAASSAGAVFGINELLGRPYSRKDLVQFAMQGEKLASGNAHADNVAPALLGGFTLVRSYSPLDIIRIDSPEELFATVVHPQIELKTSDARSVLKQNVSLKSAIMQWGNVGGLVAGLYTKDYDLIGRSLHDEIVEPLRSVLIPGFDLIKQTAYENGALGSGISGSGPSIFALSRGEETANQIAKAMSDVYEKMNLPYEIHVSKINPDGVRVL, encoded by the coding sequence ATGGAAATAAAACTATTTTGCCCAGCTACAATTGCCAATCTCTCCTGTGGATTTGACGTATTGGGACTTTGCTTAGACAATGCGGGCGACGAAATGATCGTTCGAAAATCAGCTCAAAAAGGAGTTCGAATTACCAAAATCGAGGGAGCCGATTTACCTTTAGAAACGGAGAAAAACGTTTCGGGGGTTGCCGCTTTGGCCATGCTCGAAACACTTGACATTGATTGCGGATTCGAAATCGAAATTTACAAACATATTAAAGCCGGAAGCGGAATCGGAAGCAGTGCTGCGAGTTCTGCCGGAGCGGTTTTTGGAATCAACGAATTATTAGGACGACCATATTCCCGCAAGGATTTGGTGCAATTTGCCATGCAGGGTGAAAAACTCGCCAGCGGAAATGCTCACGCCGACAACGTAGCTCCTGCCCTTTTAGGCGGATTTACTTTGGTAAGAAGTTACAGCCCGCTTGACATTATCCGAATTGACAGTCCGGAGGAATTGTTCGCTACAGTGGTGCATCCTCAAATCGAATTGAAAACTTCGGATGCGCGTTCTGTATTAAAACAAAACGTTTCACTTAAAAGTGCCATTATGCAATGGGGAAATGTTGGCGGATTAGTGGCGGGATTATACACCAAAGATTACGACTTAATCGGTCGTTCGCTTCATGACGAAATTGTGGAGCCCTTACGAAGTGTTTTGATTCCTGGTTTTGATCTCATCAAACAAACCGCTTACGAAAATGGCGCCTTAGGCTCCGGAATTTCAGGTTCCGGTCCTTCTATCTTCGCCTTAAGCCGTGGAGAAGAAACCGCCAACCAAATCGCCAAAGCCATGAGTGATGTTTACGAAAAAATGAATTTACCGTATGAAATTCATGTTTCGAAGATTAATCCCGATGGGGTCCGCGTCCTTTAG
- the thrA gene encoding bifunctional aspartate kinase/homoserine dehydrogenase I, with protein MKVLKFGGTSVANAQNIKLVLEIINQKSKQDQLVVVVSALSKVTDLLQLAAAKAAANDESFREIVAEIEKKHLDTLKELIPVSEQSSLLSHVKRIINHLETLLDGCFLLGELSPRTADTILSFGELLSSYIIAQAYQQIDKNAVYKDSRELIKTNHNFGKAVVNFEVSNQLIKTYFADNQSKINILPGFISQTLDGIATTLGRGGSDYTAAIIAGALEAEQLEIWTDVNGMFTANPKIVKQARPIATISYQEAMELSHFGAKVLYPPTIQPVLRKNIPILIKNTFEPEAEGTLISDQVSSKDTVVKGISHIDNISLVTLEGPGMIGVSGSSKRLFEVLSQEKINVIFITQASSEHSICIGILNSDADNAEAAINRAFEVEISQNKIDPCIVEKDLCIIALVGENMKNHQGLSGRMFSTLGKNNVNIRAIAQGASERNISTVINERDVKKALNTLHENFFEENTKQLNLFVMGVGNVGEKFIEQIHNQRKFLKDNLKINVRVIALSNSRKMLFDEDGISLKDWQSALDQGENANKEAFIARAKELNLRNSIFVDITANASVSETYENFLKQSIAVVTCNKIACSSAYDNYKKLKNLSRQYNAPFLFETNVGAGLPIIDTVKNLIASGDKVHKIQAVLSGSLNFIFNNFDKDNSFHDVVKEAGVQGFTEPDPKIDLSGIDVARKILILIRESGYEMDIDAIANESFLPAECLATTNNEDFFASLTQHAPHFSKIYDEALTKDSRLKYVAQFENGKASVGLQFIPKEHPFYNLEGKDNIVLFYTDRYVDQPLLIKGAGAGAAVTASGIFADVIRIGNI; from the coding sequence ATGAAAGTATTAAAGTTTGGCGGAACTTCGGTTGCCAATGCACAAAATATAAAACTAGTTCTCGAAATAATCAATCAAAAATCGAAACAGGACCAATTGGTTGTTGTAGTATCTGCCTTAAGCAAAGTAACTGATTTACTGCAGCTGGCAGCGGCAAAAGCAGCCGCAAATGACGAAAGCTTCAGAGAAATTGTTGCCGAAATCGAGAAAAAACACCTTGACACTTTAAAAGAACTTATTCCGGTTAGCGAACAAAGCAGTTTGCTGAGCCATGTAAAAAGAATCATCAATCATTTAGAAACGTTGTTAGACGGCTGTTTCTTACTGGGTGAGTTATCTCCCAGAACTGCCGACACTATTTTAAGTTTTGGAGAACTGCTTTCGTCTTACATCATCGCACAGGCGTATCAGCAAATCGATAAAAATGCAGTTTACAAGGATAGCCGCGAACTGATTAAAACCAACCATAACTTTGGAAAAGCGGTTGTAAATTTTGAAGTTTCGAACCAATTGATCAAAACGTATTTTGCCGATAATCAATCTAAAATTAATATTCTTCCGGGATTTATTTCGCAAACTCTGGACGGAATCGCTACTACCTTAGGCCGTGGAGGTTCTGATTATACTGCTGCCATAATTGCCGGAGCACTTGAAGCGGAACAATTAGAAATTTGGACTGATGTGAACGGAATGTTTACGGCCAATCCAAAAATCGTTAAACAGGCACGTCCTATTGCAACCATTTCTTATCAGGAAGCTATGGAATTATCGCATTTTGGTGCCAAAGTGTTGTATCCGCCAACGATCCAGCCTGTTTTAAGAAAAAACATTCCAATTTTAATCAAAAACACCTTTGAACCGGAAGCTGAAGGAACTTTAATTTCAGATCAGGTTTCATCAAAAGATACTGTTGTAAAAGGAATCAGTCATATCGATAATATTTCATTAGTAACCCTTGAAGGCCCAGGAATGATTGGAGTTTCGGGTTCCTCAAAACGTTTGTTTGAAGTATTGTCTCAAGAAAAAATCAACGTTATATTTATCACTCAGGCCTCTTCTGAGCACTCCATTTGTATCGGAATTTTGAATTCGGATGCAGATAATGCCGAGGCTGCCATCAACAGAGCTTTTGAAGTCGAAATTTCACAAAACAAAATCGATCCTTGTATTGTCGAAAAAGACCTGTGCATTATTGCTTTGGTGGGCGAAAACATGAAGAACCATCAGGGTTTGAGCGGTAGAATGTTTAGTACTTTAGGAAAAAACAACGTCAACATCCGCGCTATCGCTCAGGGAGCTTCTGAACGTAATATTTCGACTGTAATTAACGAAAGAGATGTTAAAAAAGCGCTGAATACATTGCACGAAAACTTCTTTGAAGAAAACACCAAACAGCTCAATTTATTTGTAATGGGAGTTGGAAACGTGGGTGAAAAATTCATCGAGCAAATTCACAATCAGCGAAAGTTTTTAAAGGATAATCTGAAAATCAATGTTCGTGTTATCGCTTTATCCAATTCGCGAAAAATGCTTTTTGACGAGGATGGAATTTCGTTAAAAGACTGGCAGTCGGCTTTAGATCAGGGCGAAAATGCCAATAAAGAAGCTTTCATCGCCCGTGCGAAGGAACTCAACTTGCGTAACAGCATCTTTGTTGATATCACTGCCAATGCAAGTGTGTCTGAAACCTACGAAAATTTCTTAAAACAGAGTATCGCCGTGGTGACCTGCAACAAAATTGCCTGTTCATCAGCCTATGACAATTATAAAAAGTTAAAGAATTTATCCCGTCAGTACAATGCTCCGTTTTTGTTTGAAACCAATGTTGGAGCAGGATTGCCAATTATTGATACCGTGAAAAACTTAATCGCTTCAGGGGATAAAGTACATAAAATTCAGGCGGTTCTATCCGGAAGTCTGAACTTCATTTTCAATAATTTTGATAAGGACAATTCTTTTCACGATGTGGTAAAAGAAGCCGGAGTACAAGGTTTCACAGAGCCGGATCCAAAAATTGACTTAAGCGGAATCGACGTAGCCCGTAAAATCCTGATCCTGATCCGCGAAAGTGGTTACGAAATGGATATTGATGCAATTGCCAACGAATCGTTCCTGCCAGCAGAATGTCTTGCGACAACCAACAACGAAGATTTCTTTGCTTCTTTGACCCAACATGCTCCTCATTTTTCAAAAATCTATGACGAAGCATTAACCAAAGATTCCCGATTGAAATATGTGGCACAATTCGAAAACGGAAAAGCAAGCGTTGGTCTGCAATTCATCCCGAAAGAGCATCCTTTCTACAATCTGGAAGGAAAAGACAATATCGTTTTGTTCTACACCGATCGTTATGTAGATCAGCCTTTATTGATCAAAGGCGCCGGAGCTGGAGCTGCTGTGACAGCATCAGGAATTTTTGCAGACGTTATTCGAATAGGTAATATATAA
- the hutH gene encoding histidine ammonia-lyase — MKEIHYISTETLSLEALQEIIVNQKTLELSEEAKVNVQKCRDYLDKKMASHSEPIYGINTGFGSLCNVKISNENLSKLQENLVKSHACGTGEKVPAEIVKLMLLLKIQSLSYGHSGVQLQTLERLVDFYNNDILPVIYTQGSLGASGDLAPLAHLSLPLLGEGEVLFEGKRTPAAEVLKHFNWEPIVLQSKEGLALLNGTQFMSAYGAHILLKAYKYSYLADLIGAISLEGFDGRIEPFNELIHFIRPHKGQIVTAQRLTEFLEGSEIIAQEKKHVQDPYSFRCMPQVHGASKDAIDYVRKVFKTEINSVTDNPNIFIEADQIISGGNFHGQPLALALDYMAIALAELGSISERRTYQLISGLRNLPAFLVDNPGLNSGFMIPQYTAASIASQNKQLATPSSIDSIVSSNGQEDHVSMGANGATKALRVMDNLERILAIELMNASQAIAYREPLKSSDFIETFLSSYREVVPLVKEDRILHYDIEKTVEFLDSFQIENDLLTMA; from the coding sequence ATGAAAGAAATCCATTATATAAGCACAGAAACCCTAAGTTTAGAAGCTTTACAGGAAATTATTGTCAACCAAAAAACGCTTGAATTATCAGAAGAAGCAAAAGTAAACGTTCAAAAATGCCGCGATTATCTCGATAAAAAAATGGCATCACATTCTGAACCTATTTACGGAATCAATACTGGTTTTGGGTCGCTTTGTAATGTGAAAATTTCAAATGAAAATTTATCTAAGCTTCAGGAGAATCTGGTAAAATCGCATGCTTGCGGAACAGGAGAAAAAGTTCCGGCTGAAATTGTAAAATTGATGCTGTTGCTTAAGATTCAATCTTTGAGCTACGGACACTCCGGAGTTCAATTGCAGACTTTAGAGCGTTTGGTAGATTTTTACAATAATGATATTCTTCCGGTGATTTATACTCAGGGATCCTTAGGGGCTTCGGGAGATTTGGCGCCTTTGGCACATTTATCTTTGCCTTTATTAGGAGAAGGTGAAGTACTTTTTGAAGGTAAAAGAACACCAGCGGCCGAAGTTTTAAAACACTTTAACTGGGAGCCAATTGTTTTACAGTCTAAAGAAGGTCTGGCTTTATTAAATGGAACTCAGTTTATGAGTGCGTATGGAGCACATATTTTATTAAAAGCTTATAAGTATTCTTATTTGGCAGATTTGATCGGAGCTATTTCATTAGAAGGTTTTGATGGAAGAATTGAGCCTTTTAACGAATTAATCCATTTTATTCGCCCTCACAAAGGACAGATTGTAACCGCACAGCGTCTTACTGAATTTTTAGAAGGAAGCGAGATTATTGCTCAGGAGAAGAAACACGTACAGGATCCGTATTCTTTCCGTTGCATGCCTCAGGTTCACGGTGCTTCAAAAGATGCCATTGATTATGTTAGAAAAGTATTCAAAACCGAAATCAACTCCGTTACCGACAACCCTAATATCTTTATAGAAGCGGATCAGATTATCTCAGGAGGAAATTTCCACGGACAGCCTTTAGCTTTGGCTTTGGATTATATGGCCATTGCTTTGGCAGAATTGGGTAGTATTTCTGAAAGAAGAACCTATCAGTTAATTTCAGGATTGCGTAATCTTCCGGCATTTTTAGTAGATAATCCGGGATTAAATTCAGGATTTATGATTCCGCAATATACAGCGGCAAGTATCGCAAGTCAGAACAAACAATTGGCAACGCCATCAAGTATAGACAGTATTGTTTCGAGTAACGGACAGGAAGATCACGTGAGTATGGGAGCCAACGGAGCTACAAAAGCATTACGTGTGATGGACAATCTGGAGCGTATTTTAGCGATTGAATTGATGAATGCTTCACAGGCGATTGCTTACAGAGAACCTTTAAAATCAAGTGATTTTATTGAAACATTCTTAAGCAGTTACAGAGAAGTGGTGCCTTTGGTTAAAGAAGACAGAATCCTGCATTACGATATTGAAAAAACAGTTGAATTCCTTGACAGTTTTCAAATTGAAAACGATTTGTTAACAATGGCTTAA
- a CDS encoding DUF47 domain-containing protein — MSINSIFQFLVPKDKKFFPLFEEASSNLIELASNLHEAVNLPLKEREVLFQKIDELEQKGEDITRQTNLELSRNFITPFDREDIHTLITSIDNVADYLHGAASRMKLYQVDKITKSIRKMTEINLEACQNIDSAVKELSNLKNMNIIKEACARINKLENKSDNVYNKAVFEIFENETDAKNIIKYKEVLSVLESATDKCKSVANILESISVKHS, encoded by the coding sequence ATGTCAATAAACAGTATTTTCCAATTTTTAGTGCCGAAAGACAAGAAATTCTTTCCACTTTTTGAAGAAGCTTCAAGCAATTTAATTGAGTTAGCTTCTAATTTACACGAAGCTGTAAACCTTCCATTAAAAGAAAGAGAAGTTCTTTTTCAAAAAATAGATGAGTTAGAGCAAAAAGGAGAAGACATTACACGTCAAACCAATCTTGAATTGAGTAGAAATTTTATTACTCCATTTGACAGAGAGGATATTCATACATTGATTACTTCAATTGATAACGTTGCCGATTACCTTCATGGTGCGGCAAGCAGAATGAAATTATATCAGGTAGATAAGATTACAAAGTCAATCAGAAAGATGACTGAAATTAACCTTGAAGCTTGTCAGAACATCGACAGTGCTGTAAAAGAGTTAAGTAACTTAAAAAACATGAACATTATCAAAGAAGCTTGTGCCAGAATTAATAAACTGGAGAACAAGTCAGATAACGTTTATAACAAAGCAGTTTTTGAAATTTTTGAAAACGAAACAGACGCAAAGAATATTATTAAGTATAAAGAAGTGTTATCTGTTTTAGAATCAGCAACAGACAAATGTAAGAGTGTTGCGAACATACTGGAATCTATTTCTGTAAAACATTCTTAA
- a CDS encoding anion permease yields MTLLIIIIVLALIFDYINGFHDAANAIATVVATKVLTPFQAVLWAAFFNFLAYWVFGFGVADTVAKTAHTMEINLVVILAGVIAAICWNLLTWWLGIPSSSSHTLIGGFAGAAIAHAIAVHGFSGYVGEDGTTHYWYEIVSWYKAGKDGAMPSGVLIIIAFIVLAPLLGALASYLISIWLLNASRKSIGPKIFTVALMIATIWMVSNLMIPYSEIVEHGKPRFESHFWSVAFDPHNIKWFLVAFIILTVSAFCLIFSSLNLHQADAALKKMQLLSSAAFSLGHGGNDSQKVMGIIAAAVAVYINTNPGVHMDSWLDVVLPNDDTGVKGVMPGWIPLACYSAIAAGTLSGGWKIVKTMGSKITKVSSFEGVAAETAGALTLYFTEHLKIPVSTTHTITGSIIGVGLTKRVSAVRWGVTVSLIWAWILTIPISAILAGLVYFVLSVFI; encoded by the coding sequence ATGACGCTACTTATAATTATTATAGTATTAGCTTTAATTTTTGATTACATCAACGGTTTTCATGATGCGGCAAATGCTATAGCGACTGTTGTTGCGACCAAGGTTCTGACGCCTTTTCAGGCCGTTCTTTGGGCAGCATTTTTTAACTTTCTGGCCTATTGGGTTTTTGGATTTGGTGTTGCCGATACGGTTGCTAAAACAGCGCACACCATGGAAATTAACCTTGTTGTAATCCTCGCAGGAGTTATTGCGGCTATTTGTTGGAATTTATTGACTTGGTGGTTAGGGATTCCTTCAAGTTCTTCTCATACTTTGATTGGTGGTTTTGCCGGAGCAGCAATTGCTCATGCGATCGCGGTACATGGTTTTTCAGGATATGTGGGTGAAGACGGAACAACGCACTACTGGTACGAAATCGTAAGCTGGTACAAGGCAGGTAAAGACGGGGCAATGCCTTCGGGAGTACTTATCATTATCGCTTTTATTGTATTGGCGCCATTATTAGGAGCATTAGCTTCTTATTTGATCTCGATTTGGCTGTTGAATGCTTCACGTAAAAGTATTGGACCAAAAATATTTACTGTGGCATTAATGATTGCAACAATCTGGATGGTGAGCAATTTAATGATTCCTTATTCAGAGATTGTTGAGCATGGAAAACCACGTTTTGAATCTCATTTTTGGAGTGTAGCTTTTGATCCGCACAATATTAAATGGTTTTTAGTAGCTTTTATCATCTTAACGGTAAGTGCTTTTTGTTTGATATTTAGCAGCTTAAATCTTCATCAGGCAGATGCTGCTTTGAAAAAAATGCAATTGTTGTCTTCTGCAGCCTTTAGTTTAGGTCACGGAGGAAATGATTCTCAAAAAGTAATGGGTATTATTGCAGCTGCGGTAGCGGTTTATATCAATACTAATCCGGGTGTGCATATGGATTCCTGGCTGGATGTTGTGTTGCCAAATGATGATACAGGAGTAAAAGGAGTAATGCCGGGATGGATTCCTTTGGCTTGTTACTCGGCAATTGCAGCGGGAACTTTAAGTGGTGGATGGAAAATTGTAAAAACAATGGGTTCTAAAATCACAAAAGTAAGTTCATTCGAAGGAGTTGCAGCTGAAACTGCAGGAGCTTTAACGCTTTATTTTACAGAGCACTTAAAAATTCCGGTAAGTACAACACATACGATTACAGGTTCTATCATCGGAGTTGGATTAACAAAACGTGTTTCTGCTGTTCGTTGGGGAGTGACCGTAAGTTTAATCTGGGCGTGGATATTAACCATTCCAATTTCAGCAATATTAGCCGGTTTGGTTTACTTCGTACTGAGCGTATTCATTTAG